From a single Ptychodera flava strain L36383 unplaced genomic scaffold, AS_Pfla_20210202 Scaffold_53__1_contigs__length_892398_pilon, whole genome shotgun sequence genomic region:
- the LOC139128435 gene encoding LOW QUALITY PROTEIN: uncharacterized WD repeat-containing protein alr2800-like (The sequence of the model RefSeq protein was modified relative to this genomic sequence to represent the inferred CDS: inserted 1 base in 1 codon), with product MLGFLRRETHIISKEPLLTYQQMQNAPVGTATERAANRWREQVRGATLEDHIPVPPAWIEFINKPSETETYKQKLSGHQKTVLSVTFSNDGDVIYSASADCTVRAWDRHTGDLKGQLEGHNGAVTCVRYSPSSSNQCIATASGDKSIHIWSPRTYQLERVIENAHEQWINCIAFSPKGDKLVSSSLDKQIKIWEVESGKEVATLSGHEGHTVFCDWSPVDENQIATCGDNLELFIWDVNEKSVQCKLTGHEIKDNVNFPASDRLEGHKVIDYKSAIWCVRFSHNGKMLASAAVDSNAVVYQSNTGDIIATFGLPNDASAVAFSPDDKILVASSSSHMSVHLYHIEKKETLALLGGHSGWVMDVAFSPDSKLIASVSDDKSVRVWDAMAAEKLSTMRFHSERCWSVSYSPDGKWLASASDDFKVCIWNTETFKPAIIYEGHDKKRTFLCGVRACTISGNGELVASGGDDLTIRVWTRDEGETKSVIRCDPFLPWCLRFSKDDKRIIAVGEFSQSVQVWDWENQSKLMELGGFDRFCQYTEVSPDGEKILGSSIDDTARIYNAVDGTLLHTIEQPDWITCASFSHDGKLLVTCSRDLLVRIWDTETNKVTCELPGHESEVRIVCFXPDDRYVASAALDQSVRIWDIEKQEQVHVFHTVSGVWALAWNPKHANLLAAGDAVGYVYFLRINKTQ from the exons ATGCTAGGGTTCCTTCGTCGGGAAACACACATCATCAGCAAGGAGCCATTGCTTACATATCAGCAGATGCAGAATGCACCAGTTGGTACAGCAACTGAGAGGGCAGCAAATAGATGGAGAGAGCAAGTTAGGGGTGCTACTCTGGAAGACCATATCCCAGTCCCTCCTGCATGGATTGAATTCATCAACAAACCATCAGAAACTGAAACCTACAAACAAAAACTAAGTGGACATCAGAAAACAGTCCTCTCCGTTACATTCTCCAATGATGGCGATGTCATATATTCAGCTTCTGCTGATTGCACAGTCAGAGCCTGGGACAGACACACTGGGGATTTGAAAGGTCAACTTGAAGGTCATAATGGTGCAGTCACTTGTGTTCGATATTCACCTTCATCAAGCAATCAGTGTATTGCCACAGCCTCAGGCGATAAGAGCATCCATATATGGAGTCCTAGAACATACCAACTTGAACGAGTAATCGAAAATGCGCATGAGCAGTGGATTAACTGCATTGCATTTTCTCCAaagggtgataaattggtctCTTCTTCCCTGGATAAGCAGATCAAGATATGGGAGGTTGAATCGGGAAAAGAGGTTGCTACCCTAAGCGGTCATGAGGGTCACACAGTTTTCTGTGATTGGTCACCAGTCGACGAAAATCAAATTGCCACATGTGGTGACAACTTAGAACTGTTCATATGGGACGTTAACGAGAAATCTGTCCAATGCAAACTCACTGGACACGAAATTAAGGATAACGTCAACTTCCCTGCCTCTGATCGTCTTGAGGGTCATAAAGTAATCGATTATAAGTCGGCTATTTGGTGTGTCAGATTCTCCCACAATGGCAAGATGTTGGCATCAGCAGCGGTCGATTCAAATGCAGTTGTCTACCAAAGCAATACTGGTGACATTATTGCCACTTTCGGTCTTCCAAATGACGCCTCTGCAGTCGCCTTCTCACCCGATGATAAAATACTTGTCGCAAGTTCTTCAAGTCACATGTCTGTCCACCTGTACCATATCGAGAAGAAGGAAACCCTAGCATTACTTGGTGGTCACTCTGGCTGGGTAATGGATGTTGCTTTTTCACCAGATTCCAAATTGATTGCTTCAGTATCAGATGATAAGTCTGTTAGAGTGTGGGATGCTATGGCAGCTGAGAAACTAAGTACGATGCGGTTTCACTCCGAAAGATGTTGGAGTGTGTCATACTCACCCGATGGAAAATGGTTGGCATCTGCATCAGATGACTTCAAG GTATGCATTTGGAACACGGAAACATTCAAACCAGCGATCATCTACGAGGGCCACGACAAGAAACGTACCTTTTTGTGTGGAGTCCGTGCATGCACCATTTCAGGCAATGGTGAATTGGTCGCGAGTGGAGGTGACGATCTTACAATCCGGGTCTGGACCAGAGACGAAGGAGAAACCAAGAGCGTAATTCGATGTGATCCGTTCTTACCATGGTGTCTACGGTTCTCAAAAGATGACAAGAGAATCATTGCAGTCGGAGAGTTCTCACAGTCCGTACAAGTATGGGACTGGGAAAACCAAAGTAAATTAATGGAGTTGGGTGGCTTTGATAGATTCTGTCAGTACACCGAGGTTTCTCCCGATGGAGAGAAAATACTCGGGTCTTCTATTGACGACACTGCTCGTATATACAATGCTGTTGATGGAACCCTACTCCATACTATTGAACAACCAGACTGGATCACTTGTGCCTCCTTCTCTCACGATGGCAAACTCTTGGTAACTTGCTCTAGAGACTTGTTGGTTCGAATCTGGGACACTGAAACCAACAAAGTCACTTGTGAGTTACCAGGCCATGAGTCAGAGGTACGGATAGTCTGTT TCCCCGATGACAGATATGTAGCATCAGCTGCTCTAGACCAAAGTGTACGAATCTGGGATATTGAGAAGCAAGAGCAGGTACACGTGTTCCACACAGTGTCCGGAGTCTGGGCACTGGCATGGAACCCAAAACATGCTAACCTACTTGCTGCTGGTGACGCTGTGGGATATGTGTACTTCTTGCGGATCAATAAAACCCAGTAG